The bacterium genome contains the following window.
ACGCGACGCGTCTCCCTGCTGGAGCGTATCTCGCGGTTCTGGAATCGAACGGTCACCGCACACAGAAAACTCTCATTCTGCAGAAATAAACAGACGTACAATGGCCGGAGAAACGGGAAAACCACAATCACCCCTGTCCCTGCAGCGCAAGTATCTCATGCAGGCCGTCGTGGTAATCATCGTTACCGGATTGACCATCTATATCCTTTCACAGTTGCTGCCGTTCGCCATCGAAGGGAGATATTTCCACAGTTCTGAAATTTATTTCCTCGCAACGATCGCCAACCTGGTGTTCTTCCACACCCTTGCGTATCATATTATTGAAGAAACACCGCGCCGTGTGCTTCTCGGCACAGCACTCACAACGCTCATCACCTCTCTGATGATGTATGGCGTCTACTATGTTTACAGTCTCACTCTGTGACGCCCTGTGGCCTCCAGCGTGAGTCCCGTTTTTTTTAAACCAATCAACTGGGAGTTTACATGACGATTACAACCACACCCGGCATCGAGGGCAAGACCATTCAGGAATACAAGGGCATCGTCACCGGCGAAGCCATCCTCGGAGCCAATATTTTCAAGGACATCTTCGCAGGTATCCGTGATATCGTCGGTGGAAGGTCCGCGACCTATGAAAACGAGCTGCGCAATGCGAAGGATATCGCCCTGCGGGAAATGCAGGAACGCGCAGCATCTATGGGCGCAAATGCCATCGTCGGCGTCGATCTCGACTATGAAAATCTTGGCGCAAACGGCGGTATGCTCATGGTTACCGCCAGTGGCACTGCAGTGGTCGTAGGCTAATCGGGAAACGGATACAGAGAGTTCGCCCGGGATTCCGTATCTTGCGAATGAACTGCACTCGAATACCGCTGTTTTGCAATCCTTTCTAGAGAACATTTCCAACCGGATCCTCGACCTGCGCGTCGGGCTTGAGCGCTATTTCCATCGCTTCCGAGGCACCGAGCATACCTTCATGGTCATTGTCGCGGTGATCATCGGACTGCTGGGTGGACTCGGCGCCGTCGCCATACAATGGCTGATCAAACTCTGCCAGAAACTTTTCTGGGGTGAGTGGGCGCTTACGCTGGATTTCCTGAACACGGTCCCGATTTTCTGGAAAATTGCGATCCCTGTTATCGGAAGTGCGATCGTAGGTGCCGTGGTGTACTACTTCTCGAAGGAAGCAAAAGGACACGGAGTGCCGGAAGTGATGGAAGCCATTGCGCTCCAGGACGGCAAGATTCGTCCCCGCGTGGTCATCGCGAAACTCTTCGCTTCTTCCGTCTACATCGGGGCAGGGGGATCTGTCGGACGCGAGGGACCGGTGATTCAGATCGGGTCATCCATCGGTTCTGCACTCGGACAATTGCTGCGCGTCAATCCACGGAGGACCAAGACCTTTGTCGCCTGCGGAGCGGCATCCGGCATCGCTGCTGCGTTCAACGCACCGGTGGCCGGCGCACTGTTCAGCGTCGAAATCATTCTCGGAGATTTTGGTGTCGCACAGTTCAGTCCCATTGTGATCTCCTCCGTGATCGCAACCGTCGTCTCACGACATTTTCTCGGTGATTTCCCGGCATTTGAGGTACCCGCGTATCACCTGGTGAGTCCGTTCGAACTTCTCCCCTATGCCGTCCTCGGCATTCTGTCAGGTATCGTTGCTCTGCTCTTCACAAAAACGCTCTACCGACTCGAAGATTTCTTCGACGACCTCAAGCTGAATGGCATTTTGAAAACCATGATCGGTGGGTTGATCATCGGAGGTATGGGCGTCTTCGTGCCGCATATCTACGGTGTGGGATACGATACCATGAATGCTGCCCTGCTCGGACACCTTTCCTGGGTCACCATGCTGCTGCTGATTTTCGCGAAGATATTCGCCACCAGCGTCAGTCTGGGTTCGGGCGGATCAGGCGGTGTGTTTGCTCCATCGCTCTTCCTCGGGACCATGACGGGTGGATTTTTCGGGGCACTCGTCCATATGCTCATGCCCCAGTATTCCGCCTCCTCCGGGGCATACTCGCTCGTGGGAATGGGCGCTGTGGTCGCCGGCGCGACTCACGCACCCATCACCGCTATCCTGATCATTTTTGAAATGACTAATGATTACAAAATCATCCTGCCCCTGATGATCGCTTCGATCATCGCGACCGTCTTCACCACGAAGATGTCACGTGAGTCAATCTACACGCTTAAATTGCTGCGCAAGGGTATCGATCTTTTCGCGGGGCGAGATGTGAACCTTTTGCGTCATCACCGTGTGCGAGATGTGCTCCGCCGCGATGAGAACATTATCCTCAACAGCACTTCTCTTCCCGCACTGCTGCAGACCATGCTCGATGGGAAGCATGAAGAGTATTTCGTCGTAGATCAGAACGACAGTTTGCAGGGCGTGATCACCCTGCAACAGGCAAAGGAGTTCATAGCAGACAGGGATATCCCACCTGAACTCGTGATCGCATCGGATCTCATGCGCACGAACGTCGAGTGCCTGCAGCCTGATGACAACCTCGATCTCGTCATGCATCAATTCGGCCGCATCGACAGCCGGCAGCTTCCCGTCGTCGAAAATGAGAAGAATCGCAAGCTGCTTGGACGCGTGCGTGCCAAGGACGTGATCGACATGTACAACAAGGAAATCTTCAAGAAAGATCTGGCGGGGGGAATGCACTCCATCGTATCCGGTATGGAACGCGGCCGCACGATAGATGTCTTCGAGACACATCAGATCGTGGAAACGAAAGTCCCCGACCAGTTCATCGGCAAAACCATCAAGGAACTCGATGTGCGTAACCGATACGGGGTGCAGTTGATTCTCATCCGGAAAGAGGCCGAGACAGGTGCCATGGATTCAGTAGACCCTGCGGAACGTCAGGGCACCATTCCGGATGCCGACTACGTATTCGAGGAAGGAGATGACGTTCTGCTTCTCGGGGAAAAGGAAAGCATTGAAAGGTTCAGGCACGACAATCCACGTGACTGACCGCTCTGGCGAAGTACTCAATTCAGAGGGAGACTGATCACAAAACAGGCACCACCGAGTTCCGACGTTTCGTAGCGAAGCTTCCCTCCGTGTCCCTTCACAATGACCTCGTGACTCAGGGAGAGTCCCAGTCCCGTACCACTTCCTGCGGCTTTCGTCGTGAAAAACGGTTCAAAGATTTTCTGCTGCAGGTGTTCCGGCACACCGTTCCCGTTGTCCTCAACACGTACGACTGCGAAATTGTCTACCCGCCTCGAGGTGACATGAACCGTGGGTTCAAATGCATCTCCCGCACTACCCGCCTTCTCGTTCACAGCCTGGAATGCGTTGTTCAGCAGATTCACGAAGACGCGGGCGACATCCTGCTGCACGAGAGGAATCGTGGTGATGCTGTCATCGTAGTCGCGAATGATTTCAACGGTAAAGTCCTGCACCTGCGCACGCATGCCATGGAAGGCCAACGTCACATATTGGTCGAGGAACTCATTGAGTTTGACCGGCTCGGCTTCTCCGGCTTTTCCATGCGAATGCAGAAGCATGGAGCGGACGATGCGATCCACGCGTGCGCCATGCTCTGAAATCTTTTCGGCGCTCATCACCAGCTCGTCAATCAGCGGCGCGATGCGCTCGGCCAGCGGACCCTCATCCGAGTCTCCTTCCTCCAGTTCCTCACGCAATTCCTGTGCAATATCGATCGACGAGAAGGCGAAGTTATTTACAAAGTTGATCGGGTTCTTGATCTCATGTGCAATTCCCGCCGTCATCTGTCCGAGCGAAGCCAATTTGCTGGCATAGGTCAGCTTTGTCTGTGTACTTCGCAGTGCGTCAACGGCTTCCGCGAGCGCTTCGCGGCTCACGAGAAGTTCGTCCTCGCGCGAACGCAGTTCCGCCGTAAGCTGCATTTGCTGCTGCGCCTGCTCATTGAACCGCCTCCTGTTCGCCCTGCGCCTGGATCGCACAATCAGCACCACAACTGCGATCAGTAAAAGAACGACGAGAATCCTGAACCACGTGGTGGCATACCAGGGAGCGGGAATGATGAACGTGATCTGCGCTCCCGTATTATTCCATGCGCCATGATTGTTGCTTCCCCTCACTTTGAAGGTGTAGCGTCCGGGTGTGAGTCCGGGAAACATGGCCCTGCGCATATGTGTGCTGTCGGTCCATGTATCCTGCACACCTTCCATCATCCAGCTGTATTCATTGCGTTCGGGGTCAGTGAGATCAAGCGCTGCAAAGTCGATCGTCAGAAAAGACGTTCCCGCCGAAAGTTCATATTCCACCCCGGAAGTCTGCGGTAGAAGGACCAGTCCACCCCTGCGCCGCTGCTGAACGTTGACAGCTGTGATAGCCACGGGCGGAACAGCCCGGTTCCGCTTAATCTGTGAGGGGATGAAGCTGTTTATACCATTCCCGCCCCCGAAATACATGCGTCCGTCAGGACCTCTTGCGGCCGCTCCCTGGTTGAACTCCTCGGCCTGCAGTCCATCACTGACCCTGAAATTTATCACGCTGCGATCTCGCGGGTCATAGACTGAGATACCATGATTACTGCTCATCCAGAAGCGTCCCGCCTCATCCTGCAGCAGACCGTACACAGTATTATTCGCAAGTCCATCCTGCTCGGTCAGCCGTGTGATATGCATATCGAGAGAGTCGACGCGATGCAATCCCCCGCCGACACTTCCCATCCATACTGACCCATCATCCGCTTCCAGCATACAGGTAATACTACTGCTGCTGATGCCTCCCGGCTCCTGATCGTAATGCGTCCACTTTTTCTTTTCAGGATCGAACGTGTAGAAGCCCCTCACATTCGTTCCTATCCAGATCTTGCCATTGGAGCTTTCCAGCATGCACCATGGCTGCACGGCGGCTGCACCGGTTGCTTCCGATTTACCGAGATATTGACGCAATGCAGAACCATCCGCGGGGATGACGTATACGCCGTGATCGCTGCCTATCCACAGCGAGCCGTCTTTGCTTTCGAGCATGGTGAATATCTGATTGCCAGCCAGTTCCGTATACGGGACGGGAATTCTTTCGATGCGGTCCCCCTTCGGCTGATAGCAATCGAGTCCGTTCTCACCACCGGCCCACACCCGACCTTTACTATCGGTGAGCAGTGACCAGGTATGCCAGCTCCTGCTGGATACGACGGCACCGGCATGTTTGCCGATATAACGCCATTGCCCCTGCCCGGATGTGCGTATGTGGATTCCGTAATCTGTTGCGATCCACAGACTGCCGTCATTCGTCGTGGTCAGGGCCCAGACCATCCGGTCTTCGGGGCGGGACTCGCCTCCTCCGATATTGCGCAGATGAGAGAACTGCTCTGTAAGCAGATTGCAGCGATTCAGGCCGCCGTTGGACGTCCCCGTCCATACATTCCCCGATCGATCTTCAAAAATGGAGAGGACGTAATTGGTGCTCAGGCTGCCCGGTATCGTCTCGTCATGCCGGTAATGCCTCTCCAGTACACCGGGGGCGGACCAGTGCAGAACCCCGGCACCGAGGACCCCCATGCAGACACCACCTTCCCGGAGATTGATCAGCGCGGTAATCCGCTGATTATCCCCACCCTCGAAATGGAGCTGTTCGATGCGCCCATCTTTATGCAAAACAGTTGCGCCCGCTCCACTGCCGATCCAGAGACGTTGGTCTCTGTCGAACAGCAGACTCCGGATTTCAGTGGCAGGCAGGCCCTGCGATGTATCACGCACGGTATAGGGTTTGCCCGTTCCGGATGCCGGGTCATATGTGTGAAGACCGTCGTTCGCGGTACCGATCCAGAGGCGGCCACGGGCATCCCCGGCAAGACTCCAGATCGAGTCCCGTTTCGCCTGCGCAAGCCTACGGTATTTGACGCGTTCAAAGTTTCCCGCGACCGTCAGCCTGTTCAGGCCGTTACAGGTTGCGATCCAGAGAACACCATCGGCATCCTCATGGAATGCCGTCACTCTGTCATCACTCAGGCTCCTGGGATCGGTTGGGTCGTGCCTGTAGCGGGTCCATTGCTGTTCTTTCGGATCATAGCTGGTGAGCCCATGCCAGGTCCCGATCCACAGAAGGCCATGACGGTCTTCATGCAGTGCCGAAATGAAGTCGTCTGAGAGAACCGGTATATTCCCCTGCATTTCACGATACACCATGAAGCGGGAGCCATCGAATCGACACAGTCCTTCGCGGGTTCCCACCCAGAGAAATCCCCTGCTGTCCTGCATAATGCAGGTGACTGTCTGCTGCGGGAGTCCTTCACTGCTCCGGTAATGCGCAAAGTGCATCTGCTGTGCGTGTATTATTGACCCGCACAGGACAAGCAACACTGCAGTCACAACCCACTGGAGATGCCGGGGTCCTATCGCCATATATATCAAGCGTATCATCACTTCCCTTCTGTTCAGGCTGACAGCAGCATCAAATGTATTGCTCCATCAGCAGTTGCCCCACGGATTGATCAAGCAGCTCAGCGCGACGCAACTCCTCAAACCGGTTGATAAGTTCACTTGGTTGAGCGCGGTTTTTCTCGCTCCCGCTGATATCCATTGAGATGCGTCCCCTGTGCATCATCAGCAGGCGATCGCCAAAGTGCACAGCATGCTGCATCGAATGGGTAACCATCAGGACGGTCAGGTGCCCCGTACTGACGATATGTCCGGTAATTTTCAGCACCAGGTCAGCACTCTGGGGATCCAGTGCCGCGGTATGTTCATCGAGCAGCAGCAGCTTCGGTTCCTGCCATGTCGCCATGAGCATGGTGACGACCTGACGCTGTCCGCCAGAGAGCGTGGAAATCGGCTGCTTCATCCGCGTTTCGAGTCCGATCCCGAGTCCTGACAGACGATCATAAATCTCATCGCGCAATTCTCTGGTGAGGGCAAATCCGAGATCAAAGGGCTTTCCGCGGCGGGCCGCCAGTGCGAGATTCTCCTCCACCGTCATATCAGGGACGGTGCCACGGAACGGGTTTTGAAATACACGACCAATATCCCTCGCCCGCAGATGCTCTGGCTGCGCGGTGACGTCCTTCCCGTCAAGAATAATGCTTCCCGCATCTACGGATTCACTTCCTGAAATGAGATTCAGGAGCGTGGACTTTCCCGAGCCGTTCGATCCCACAATGACAATGAAATCCCCTTCCTGGAAACTGAGAGAGAGTGGCTCAAGTGCATGGATGCGTTCAGAGCCGTGTCCATCGAAAGACTTCGCGATATTGCGCAGTTCAAGCATCAGGCAGCACTCCGCTGTTCAATCCTTCGCTGACGCAGCGCGCGCACCCTGTCAGGCACGAGCAGCGCGAGGAGAACAATGATGGTCGAAATCAATTTGAAATAGTCACCCGTAAGACCGGTGTACATGAGCAGCGAACGGATGAGCTCATAGATGGTGGCACCGAGGATGGCGCTGAGCAGTCTTACGGCAAAGGTGCGGTTTTTCAGGAACGTCTCACCAATGAGCACGCAGGCCAGACCGATCACGATGTATCCCACGCCGTCAGTGAGAGCGACGGATCCATAATACTGCGTCCAGATCGCGCCTGTCAGTGCTGCAAGTGCATTGGACACTGCGAGTGTGGCGACGATATGAAGGGATACATTGGCACCGACGGCGCGTGTCGCCTGACCGTTGGAGCCCGCGGCCCGCATTGCCAGTCCGAAACGCGTGCGAAAGAACAGGACCATGGCTGTTGAGAGTACCAGCACCATGCCCCCGGAGAACAGCATGGAGACGAGTCGCGCAGGGGAGTACTGCACACCCAGCCCCTGGGTGACATAGCGTGTCCCAAACACGGCCTCCGCCAGGTCACGGGCATATTCATACAGAGTGATATGGCCTTCGTATGCGAAGGATCCCTGTGTGAGAATAATGAGGTTGATCCCGTAAAGCGCCATGGCCACGAGAATACCCGCGAGCATGCGTTCAATCTTGAAGCGGGTGATGAGCAGTCCGGTCATCATGCCGCTGCCAATCCCGCCAAGAGCGCCGAGAACGGTGGCGGAAATCGGGTCCATTCCCAGATCTATTAAACGTGCCGCAATCACCGCCCCGAGCACGAACGATCCATCAACAGTAACATCCGGGAAACGGAGGATGCGATAGGAAAGGAACACGCCCATCGCGAGAGGCGCGAACATGAAGCCCATTGCCAGGGCGCCGATCAGCACGATCATCATGGTTCTATCTCCTCCCCTGTGATAGCGGAAACTTCTTCCTGATGCGAGGTTGCCGGCATTTCCAGTGGATGGACGAACATTGAACCACGGACAAATTCACTCTCATTACTGCTGAGCGTGTTGCGGGCATCGTAGAGCAGGTGCAGCACCGTCTGTGTCTGCTCTTCGTCGAACAGTGAACGAATGAAGCGCACAGGATCCACCTGTCCTGCCGGCAGTGGACGGTATGAAAAGACCGCGGCATGCGCGTGCCCGAATACATTCCGATTCGGCGCGAGACGCCGGAGATACGGTAGTTCCTGGCGGGAAACCACCGCCGACAACACGACCATGCTTCTCGGATATGAGGGCTCCGTGGTGAACGCAAACTGCTCGCGGAGGCCGGGGAGCTCCCACTGAAATCCATCCGGTACAGGACTGCGCCGAAGGGAACAACCGATCAAAGAAGCCGCCTCGGCGAGAATCAGCAGTCCGGCATGGTCGCCGCACTGGTCAAGGGCAAGCTGCGCAAGCCGGGAAAACGACATTCCTCGTCGTTCCTCCGAAGCTTCAAAGCGAATTTCCTTCGCAAAGCGCGCCTCCACGACCATGCCCGAGTAAAGGGAAATGGAAGGGACAAACACGCCATCTTCAATCATGTAATCCGGATGATTTCTTTCATCCGTCGGAAGACACACGGTAATACCACCAGCGGAAAGGAATTCCCCGAACTGCTGTTCGACACCAGCATCCACGTCGCCGAACGAACCAATGCCAAAAGCGAAATGGGTGGATGGCAGTTTAAGGCTGGGATATTCTGACAGGCTGCCGGATGGCGCAGGATAATATGCTGCCTGGCCCGGTTCTTCTTCATGGATTGGATACAGGCAGAACGACCCACACCCGTCCTCAAGCTCCTCCATTGGATCATCCTGGCGGGCACTCTCGTCCCCCGAGGTCCGCAGCAGCAGTTCCGTCAATCCGGAGAGATCGAAAATATTGCGCACCTTGTCGGAAGGATTGTCAATCCGGAGAACGCCGTTGATTGCGCGCATCTGCTTGAGGTATAACAACAGCACACGCAACCCGGCGGAACTGATAAAGCTCACATCAGCGAGGTCGAGCACGATCTCCGTCGCTCCGCTGCGCACGCTGTTCTCAAGTTCCGTGCTCAGGGCATCAGACCAGTACGCATCGAGCTTCCCTTTTACCTGCAGGGTATGATGCTTCCCGGTAACCGAGCGTCCGATTTCCACAGTACCTCCTTGTTCCGCGCGGGGCGGAATACTAGTCGTCCAGGACCTTGTCGGCCCGGTCAATAATACTTTGCGGTACCGTCACTCCGAACTCCCTGGCGGCTTTCAGGTTGACGATGTGATCAAACTTCTGAATGCGTTCGAAGGGAATATCCGCGGGATCCTCCCCGCGCATAATCCGAGCCGCGAACTCAGCGGCCTTGCGCGCGCCCTGGATATAATCCGGAGCGACGACGATGACTGAACCCTGCTCTGCCTGCTCGTTGACAAACGAGAACACGGGGATGTTGTTTTCCTTGGCGACACGCACAATACTCGGGAACGTGGCACTTGTCATGTTATCCTCGATCTGGCAGATGGCATCGACACCGAGATCGATCAGCGACTGTGTTGCCTGCGGCACGGAAGACTTGTAGCTGACACCGTACGTCTCGAGCTGCAGGCCCGCATCCGACGCAGCGGTAATGAGGTTGCTCTTGTAGAAGGTCGCATTGAGTTCCGACTGCGTAAACAGTGTCCCGATACGGTTGATTTCAGGTTTCACCTGCTTGATGTAGTTCATCATTGCCGTGAAGGTCGTATTGGTGTACACCCCGGTCAGGTACGGCAGGTGGTCGTTGTCGTTCCTGCCCACGGTGGAAATGACGAATGGGTTGGCGACAACCATGAATACCAGCGGCAATCCCTCGCCGCGCTGCACGGCTGTATGCAATGTCGGCGTCTGCAGCGAAACGATCATATCGGTCCCGTCCGCAGCAGTGGCATCGATGAGGGAGAGCACAGCATCCGCATCCCCCTGGGCGTTGCGCATGACGATGGTGTAGTCCTCACCTTCCTTGAGGCCGGCCAGCTCGAGTCCCGAGCGAAATCCGGCTTCCGCATCACGCGTCTGCCGAAGCTCGTCATACTTGATCATGCTGAGTTTCCAGACTTTTTTACTGGTGTCGCCTTCCTCGTTTTTCTGACAGGACCAGAGCATTGTCATCGCCAGAGCTGCGACCGCAACGATTCCGAGCCTGCGTGCGACAGGAGCTAATCTCCGCATCATATGTCATTCCTCCGTATCTAAAACGTCAATGGTTACAGTATTAATCGGTTTTCGGTCCGAGATACTCCAGCGCAAGCACTGTCATATCGTCAGATTGTTCAGTATCACCGGCATGCCGGGATACATCCTCCATGATGTATTCAACCAGGTTTTCAACCGCCGCATCCGCATGCTTTTCGAGCAGCGCACAGAAGCGTTCATCGGAGTACTCTTCACGGTCTTCGCCGAAGGCTTCGACGATACCGTCGGTATAGATGATAAGCCGTTCGCGCGGTAAGAAACTCACGGTGTTCTCGAGGTACTGCATCCCCGCATCCACACCGAGCACGGTGCCACGTACGGGATCGAGCTGCGAAACGGAACCAGAATGAATCCGGTAGGGATGGTTGTGACCCGCGCTGCTGTAGGTAAACTGCCCCGAGCGGAAATCAAGAACACCATAAAACAGGGAAACGAACATCGAAGAAATGTTCTCCGCACAGAGCGATTTGTTGACATGCGTCAGGCAGGCTGCGGGTGACGTCCCATCAAGAGCCTCGGATTTGAGCAGACTCCGGCTCGCGGCCATGATAAGCGCGGCCGGCACACCCTTCCCTGACACGTCGGCAATCGCGATCCCCAGCTGCGAATCATTGATCTTGAAAAAATCGTAGAAATCACCGCCCACACTTGATGCGGGACGCATCGAGGCAAACAGGGAAAACTCGCTGTGCTCCGGAAATGGCGGAAACACCTTCGGGATAATTTCCTGCTGCACCCGGTTGGCGAGCTCGAGTTCGCGATTCAGACGCAGTAATTTTTCCTTTGCATGCCGGGCTTCACGCAGTGCGGAAACCTGTCCCATGGTTTTCTCTATGGTGAGTTCGAGATCCTCGAAATCAATCGGCTTGGTCACGAAATCGAACGCACCGCGGTTCATCGCCGTACGGATGTTCTGCATATCACCGTATGCCGAAACGATGACAGTTTTAAAGTCGGCCTCCTCAAGCTTGGCAGCGTTGGAAAGGAAGGTCAGACCGTCCATGACCGGCATATTGATATCGCAGAGCACCACATCGAGCTGCGGAGTCTTGCCAGCAAGATCAAGTGCATCCCTCCCGTTGGCGGCGAAATAGAAGTTATACTCGCCATCCCGGATCTTCCTGCGAAAGCGCTGGCGTATAAGCAGTTCAAGATCCGGTTCGTCATCGACAACCAGAATATGCGTCACGATAGCTTTCCCTCTCGTTCAGGGATGAATGATAGACTGCTGATTTTGGGAAATACAGTCACAAAATAGAATATTTATGGACATTTCCAATGCAACCGGGAGAATCGGAAGTGCGTGTCACACTTTGTGGGGATGCGTCGATTGGCGTCCGGCCAGAGCGAGAAGAATCAGCAGAAGCAGTATTCCGGTGGCAAGCGAAATCCAGGGCGAGAGGTTGAAAAAAGCAGGGAGGGTGCCGACGGCAAGGGAGACAATTCCAACAGCGCCGGCGTAGGGAAGCTGCGTTCGCACATGATCGATGTGATCACATGCAGACGCCATGGAACTGAGAATAGTAGTATCGGAGATGGGAGAACAGTGGTCACCGAACACGGAGCCCGAGAGGACCGAGGCGATACTGCCAAGCGTAATCGTATACGCCTGGTCCATGGGAAGCGATGCGTCCTGACCGAGGACGAAGGAAAGAGGAATGACAATCGGCATCATGATCCCCATGGTACCCCAGCTCGTTCCCGTCGAAAAACTGATCACCGCCGCCACCAGGAAGGTCAGGGTCGGGAGCCAGGCAGGTGGCAGATTTCCTTTGAGTAATTGAACGAGATAGGACGCCGTGTGGAGTTCCGTGGTGATTTCCCCAATGCTCCAGGCAAGCGTCAGAATGAGCATGGCGAGAAGCATCGACTTGAGTCCGTTGAACCAGGCGTTCATCGCCTCTTCGAGCTTGAGAATGCGCTGTCCCACCGCGAGCAGAATGGCGGTCACGCAACTGAGCAGGGATGCCCAGAGCAGGGCCTTGTAGGAATTCGCTTCACCGATGATGTTCCCGAGACTGTAATCGCCACTGCCTGATGCGGCGACGGACTGCCAGCCGGTATAATACAGGCCTGCTATGGCACCAAGTACGACGACCACAATGGGAATGGCGGCATTCCACCAACGGGGACGCACGTGTTCATCCGGCAGCACTGCGGAACTGTCCGTCAAATCGGTTGCGAGCTGTGCGCCGTCCCGGAACAGCTTTCCCTCCCGCCGGGCGCGTCGTTCTGCACGGGCCATCCCCCCGAAGTCTTTTCCCGATACACTGATCAACAATCCAAATACCAGCGTGAGCAACGGGTAAAAACTGTAGGGAAGCATGTCGAGGAAAACGGCATACGCGTTCGGGGCGACCAGATCCACACTTTTAAGTGCGGCATCGATGAGTCCGACCTCATACCCAATCCATGTACTGATGAACAGCACAGCCGTAACGGGAGCGGCGGTAGCGTCCACCAGAAAAGCGAGTTTCTCCCGCGATATGCGCAGGCGGTCGGTGATCGGACGCATGGTATTGCCGACGATAAGCGAGTTCGCGTAGTCGTCAAAGAAAATGACAAAACCGAGCAGCCAGGTTGCCAGCTGTCCCCTGCGCGGAGAACGTGCGATACGGGTCAGCTTTGTGGCAATTCCCATGGTCCCGCCGCTCTTGGAAATCACCCCGACCATGCCGCCGAAAAGCATTGAAAATGCAATGATGGATACATGGTCAGGATCCGCCAGCGCCTGCACGATGTAGTGGTCCAGGACACGCAGGAACCCACCGAAGGGATCATAATCGAAAACGAAAATCGCACCGAGCCAGACACCGGCGAAAAGGGACACCAGGACCTGTCGCAGCAGCAGGGCCAGGACGATGGCAAGGAGGGGTGGAAGGATACTCATGATACCGGGAATGACGCGGAGACGATGTGTCGCCCGGTGCGCACCATACGAGGCTTGCAGCCTGTGTTCGCCGCTGCCTTCGATGCTTGCCTCATCAGTGTAAAAGCGTCCCCTCTCCAACCGCACGGTACCTGAACCGCCGGCCTTCACCCCTCCCAACTGCAGCAGACCGTTCGCCGTGGTATCCACC
Protein-coding sequences here:
- a CDS encoding heavy metal-binding domain-containing protein; this encodes MTITTTPGIEGKTIQEYKGIVTGEAILGANIFKDIFAGIRDIVGGRSATYENELRNAKDIALREMQERAASMGANAIVGVDLDYENLGANGGMLMVTASGTAVVVG
- a CDS encoding chloride channel protein, encoding MQSFLENISNRILDLRVGLERYFHRFRGTEHTFMVIVAVIIGLLGGLGAVAIQWLIKLCQKLFWGEWALTLDFLNTVPIFWKIAIPVIGSAIVGAVVYYFSKEAKGHGVPEVMEAIALQDGKIRPRVVIAKLFASSVYIGAGGSVGREGPVIQIGSSIGSALGQLLRVNPRRTKTFVACGAASGIAAAFNAPVAGALFSVEIILGDFGVAQFSPIVISSVIATVVSRHFLGDFPAFEVPAYHLVSPFELLPYAVLGILSGIVALLFTKTLYRLEDFFDDLKLNGILKTMIGGLIIGGMGVFVPHIYGVGYDTMNAALLGHLSWVTMLLLIFAKIFATSVSLGSGGSGGVFAPSLFLGTMTGGFFGALVHMLMPQYSASSGAYSLVGMGAVVAGATHAPITAILIIFEMTNDYKIILPLMIASIIATVFTTKMSRESIYTLKLLRKGIDLFAGRDVNLLRHHRVRDVLRRDENIILNSTSLPALLQTMLDGKHEEYFVVDQNDSLQGVITLQQAKEFIADRDIPPELVIASDLMRTNVECLQPDDNLDLVMHQFGRIDSRQLPVVENEKNRKLLGRVRAKDVIDMYNKEIFKKDLAGGMHSIVSGMERGRTIDVFETHQIVETKVPDQFIGKTIKELDVRNRYGVQLILIRKEAETGAMDSVDPAERQGTIPDADYVFEEGDDVLLLGEKESIERFRHDNPRD
- a CDS encoding GHKL domain-containing protein → MHFAHYRSSEGLPQQTVTCIMQDSRGFLWVGTREGLCRFDGSRFMVYREMQGNIPVLSDDFISALHEDRHGLLWIGTWHGLTSYDPKEQQWTRYRHDPTDPRSLSDDRVTAFHEDADGVLWIATCNGLNRLTVAGNFERVKYRRLAQAKRDSIWSLAGDARGRLWIGTANDGLHTYDPASGTGKPYTVRDTSQGLPATEIRSLLFDRDQRLWIGSGAGATVLHKDGRIEQLHFEGGDNQRITALINLREGGVCMGVLGAGVLHWSAPGVLERHYRHDETIPGSLSTNYVLSIFEDRSGNVWTGTSNGGLNRCNLLTEQFSHLRNIGGGESRPEDRMVWALTTTNDGSLWIATDYGIHIRTSGQGQWRYIGKHAGAVVSSRSWHTWSLLTDSKGRVWAGGENGLDCYQPKGDRIERIPVPYTELAGNQIFTMLESKDGSLWIGSDHGVYVIPADGSALRQYLGKSEATGAAAVQPWCMLESSNGKIWIGTNVRGFYTFDPEKKKWTHYDQEPGGISSSSITCMLEADDGSVWMGSVGGGLHRVDSLDMHITRLTEQDGLANNTVYGLLQDEAGRFWMSSNHGISVYDPRDRSVINFRVSDGLQAEEFNQGAAARGPDGRMYFGGGNGINSFIPSQIKRNRAVPPVAITAVNVQQRRRGGLVLLPQTSGVEYELSAGTSFLTIDFAALDLTDPERNEYSWMMEGVQDTWTDSTHMRRAMFPGLTPGRYTFKVRGSNNHGAWNNTGAQITFIIPAPWYATTWFRILVVLLLIAVVVLIVRSRRRANRRRFNEQAQQQMQLTAELRSREDELLVSREALAEAVDALRSTQTKLTYASKLASLGQMTAGIAHEIKNPINFVNNFAFSSIDIAQELREELEEGDSDEGPLAERIAPLIDELVMSAEKISEHGARVDRIVRSMLLHSHGKAGEAEPVKLNEFLDQYVTLAFHGMRAQVQDFTVEIIRDYDDSITTIPLVQQDVARVFVNLLNNAFQAVNEKAGSAGDAFEPTVHVTSRRVDNFAVVRVEDNGNGVPEHLQQKIFEPFFTTKAAGSGTGLGLSLSHEVIVKGHGGKLRYETSELGGACFVISLPLN
- a CDS encoding ATP-binding cassette domain-containing protein, producing MLELRNIAKSFDGHGSERIHALEPLSLSFQEGDFIVIVGSNGSGKSTLLNLISGSESVDAGSIILDGKDVTAQPEHLRARDIGRVFQNPFRGTVPDMTVEENLALAARRGKPFDLGFALTRELRDEIYDRLSGLGIGLETRMKQPISTLSGGQRQVVTMLMATWQEPKLLLLDEHTAALDPQSADLVLKITGHIVSTGHLTVLMVTHSMQHAVHFGDRLLMMHRGRISMDISGSEKNRAQPSELINRFEELRRAELLDQSVGQLLMEQYI